A stretch of Clostridium sp. BJN0001 DNA encodes these proteins:
- the spoIIAA gene encoding anti-sigma F factor antagonist, whose product MDISFTRKKDVLIISLIGELDHHSAEDVRSKIDDRIDRDEIKKVILNFNNVSFMDSSGIGVIMGRYKKIKSREGNIVIAGMNSSIDKMFKVGGLYNILTKYDTMEEALKSI is encoded by the coding sequence ATGGATATAAGTTTTACTAGAAAAAAAGATGTACTTATTATTTCTCTTATTGGCGAACTTGATCATCATAGTGCTGAAGATGTCAGAAGTAAAATAGATGACAGAATTGATAGGGATGAGATAAAAAAAGTTATCCTAAATTTTAACAATGTGTCCTTTATGGATAGTTCGGGAATAGGAGTTATTATGGGAAGATATAAGAAAATAAAAAGCAGAGAGGGCAATATTGTTATAGCGGGTATGAACAGTAGCATTGATAAAATGTTTAAGGTAGGAGGATTATATAACATTTTGACAAAATATGATACTATGGAGGAAGCACTAAAAAGCATTTAG
- a CDS encoding HD domain-containing phosphohydrolase: MRKKTIFIIDNNKASIESAEKILKPYYNVSSVDSADKGIAAVSSLMPDLILLNISMPDKDGFKTFKIIKSNTEFKNVPIIFICDNCDIKNELSALNLGGADILYKPFIADIMLIRIKNQIELADLRKNLEKKVSEKASEIEKLNDTLILGFAELVECRDGETGGHILRTARYLEFFAKEIYRRNLYPNIFTKKYLKDMIRSAPIHDIGKIGISDKVLLKTGSFDDSEREYMKHHTILGGNALSKIIDKSTKKSFLYVARDMALYHHEKWDGTGYPDGLKEKNIPLCARIMAICDVYDALTSQRKYKKAFSHEKACDIIISGKNTQFDPELIDIFSLVKDNFFDIKESFISSTVD; the protein is encoded by the coding sequence TTGAGAAAAAAGACAATATTTATAATAGATAATAACAAAGCAAGTATTGAATCAGCTGAGAAAATACTAAAACCCTACTATAATGTATCATCTGTAGATTCTGCTGACAAAGGTATTGCTGCAGTTTCATCTCTCATGCCTGATTTAATTCTTCTTAATATCAGCATGCCAGATAAAGATGGTTTTAAAACATTTAAAATAATAAAATCTAATACAGAATTTAAAAATGTTCCAATAATATTTATTTGTGATAATTGTGATATTAAAAATGAATTATCTGCATTAAATCTTGGAGGAGCAGACATACTTTATAAACCATTTATAGCAGATATCATGCTTATAAGAATAAAAAATCAAATTGAACTTGCCGATCTTAGAAAGAATTTAGAGAAAAAAGTTTCAGAAAAAGCTTCTGAAATAGAAAAATTAAATGATACTTTAATTTTAGGTTTTGCAGAACTTGTAGAATGCAGAGACGGAGAAACTGGAGGACATATTTTAAGAACTGCTAGATATTTAGAATTCTTTGCCAAAGAAATCTACAGAAGAAATCTTTATCCAAATATTTTCACTAAAAAATATTTAAAAGATATGATTCGTTCTGCTCCTATACATGATATAGGAAAAATAGGAATATCAGATAAAGTTCTTCTTAAAACCGGATCTTTTGATGATAGTGAAAGAGAATATATGAAACATCATACAATACTTGGAGGAAATGCACTTTCTAAAATAATTGATAAATCTACCAAAAAAAGCTTTTTATATGTAGCACGTGACATGGCACTATATCATCATGAAAAATGGGATGGGACAGGCTATCCTGATGGTCTAAAAGAAAAAAACATTCCATTATGTGCAAGAATAATGGCTATTTGTGATGTCTATGATGCACTTACTTCTCAAAGGAAATATAAAAAAGCTTTTTCTCATGAGAAAGCATGTGATATTATAATATCAGGTAAAAATACACAATTTGATCCTGAACTTATCGATATATTTTCTTTAGTCAAAGATAATTTTTTTGATATTAAAGAAAGCTTTATATCGTCTACAGTTGATTAA
- a CDS encoding A24 family peptidase, with translation MNCFLIVLIGLVVGSFLNICIFRIPKEKPNLFSKSHCVLCGHKLKILDVIPVLSYIVLKGKCRYCKDRISIEYPIIEILNTIFYVLIYYMFGINIISIKYMFLVSILIVIAMIDLKTKYIYDSTFYLALAIGSIFLAISFFQNKDQCLELFLGAVAGFLIIGSIVIVTHGMGEGDIEVASICGLFLGIRGLMLTLFLAVLIGSFEGIMVTFFKHKDLKYRIAFGPSIAAGTILTIFCGKTLFDSYMNLFI, from the coding sequence TTGAATTGTTTTTTAATAGTATTAATTGGTTTAGTTGTAGGAAGCTTTTTGAATATTTGTATTTTTAGAATACCAAAAGAGAAGCCTAATTTATTTTCTAAGTCACATTGTGTATTATGTGGCCACAAACTTAAAATTTTAGACGTTATACCTGTTTTGAGCTATATCGTTCTTAAAGGCAAATGTAGATATTGTAAAGATAGGATATCAATTGAGTATCCTATTATTGAAATATTAAATACTATTTTTTATGTATTGATTTATTATATGTTTGGAATTAACATAATTTCAATTAAGTATATGTTTTTGGTATCTATACTTATAGTTATTGCCATGATAGATTTAAAAACTAAGTATATATATGATTCCACTTTTTATTTAGCACTTGCAATTGGAAGCATATTTTTAGCTATTTCTTTCTTTCAAAATAAAGATCAGTGTTTGGAATTGTTTTTAGGAGCAGTTGCTGGATTTTTAATAATTGGAAGTATAGTAATTGTTACTCATGGAATGGGTGAGGGCGATATTGAGGTCGCATCAATATGTGGACTTTTTCTTGGAATAAGAGGTCTTATGTTAACACTATTTTTAGCAGTCTTAATTGGATCTTTTGAAGGAATTATGGTAACATTTTTTAAACATAAAGATTTAAAGTATAGAATTGCTTTTGGACCATCTATTGCAGCAGGAACTATTCTAACTATTTTTTGTGGGAAAACACTTTTTGATTCATATATGAATTTATTTATATAG
- a CDS encoding NUDIX domain-containing protein → MGEIWDIYDSNRHKTGRIKKRGIPLKKGEYHIVVNIWIINFENKILLTQRHPKKSWGNYWECTGGAVMHGEDSLEGAFRETREEIGIDLSNDNGYLINRYKCKDTFVDTWIFLKNISINDIVLQENEVVNAKFVTEDEYDKMYKSGMIMPLIQNFTEIKEKFKNIMNK, encoded by the coding sequence ATGGGAGAAATATGGGATATATATGATAGTAATCGGCATAAGACGGGTAGAATTAAAAAGAGGGGTATACCTTTAAAAAAGGGTGAGTATCATATAGTAGTTAATATATGGATTATAAATTTTGAAAATAAGATACTATTAACTCAAAGACATCCTAAAAAATCATGGGGAAACTATTGGGAGTGTACAGGTGGAGCTGTTATGCATGGAGAAGATAGCTTAGAAGGTGCTTTTAGGGAAACTAGAGAAGAAATAGGAATAGATTTATCTAACGATAATGGATATCTTATAAATAGATATAAATGTAAAGATACATTTGTTGACACGTGGATATTTTTAAAAAATATTTCAATTAATGATATTGTTCTTCAAGAAAATGAAGTTGTGAATGCTAAATTTGTTACAGAAGATGAATATGATAAGATGTATAAATCTGGAATGATAATGCCATTGATACAAAATTTTACAGAAATTAAAGAGAAATTCAAAAATATAATGAATAAATAA
- a CDS encoding Cof-type HAD-IIB family hydrolase — MYKILALDMDGTLLTGKKIITENTKKALKNLEKKGVKIVLASGRPVEGLRKYLEELNLIKDDDYVLSYNGALVQNAKTHEILSKIVLKGSDLKRIYEVSKKLNVNIHAFSVKQGLITPKNSKYTEHEANLNGLKINVVDFNEIDDDEDIIKVMMIDEPETLDAAIEKIPEDLKKDYSVFKSTPFFYEFINKNVNKGLGLKFLSEYLNVDRKNVVACGDAENDLSMIKFAGLGVAMENAEDIVKKNADFITLSNENEGIAKVIQEAF, encoded by the coding sequence ATGTATAAAATACTAGCATTAGATATGGATGGAACTCTTCTTACAGGAAAGAAGATAATTACAGAAAATACAAAAAAAGCACTTAAAAATTTAGAAAAAAAGGGAGTAAAAATTGTACTTGCATCTGGAAGACCAGTTGAAGGTTTAAGAAAATATTTAGAAGAACTTAATCTTATAAAAGATGATGATTATGTTTTAAGCTATAATGGAGCCCTTGTTCAGAATGCAAAGACACATGAAATACTTTCTAAGATAGTATTAAAAGGTTCTGATTTGAAAAGAATATATGAAGTAAGTAAAAAGCTCAATGTTAATATTCATGCATTCTCAGTTAAACAAGGATTAATTACTCCTAAAAATAGTAAATATACTGAGCATGAGGCTAATTTAAATGGACTTAAAATTAATGTAGTAGATTTTAATGAAATAGATGATGATGAAGATATTATAAAAGTTATGATGATAGATGAACCTGAAACTCTAGATGCTGCAATTGAAAAAATTCCTGAAGATCTTAAGAAAGATTATAGTGTATTTAAGAGTACACCATTTTTCTATGAATTTATAAACAAAAACGTAAATAAAGGTCTCGGACTTAAATTCTTATCTGAATATTTAAATGTTGATAGAAAAAATGTTGTTGCATGTGGTGATGCAGAAAATGATCTATCTATGATTAAATTTGCGGGACTTGGAGTAGCAATGGAAAATGCAGAAGATATAGTCAAAAAGAATGCTGATTTTATAACACTTTCAAATGAAAATGAAGGTATTGCAAAAGTTATTCAAGAAGCATTTTAA
- the sigF gene encoding RNA polymerase sporulation sigma factor SigF, whose product MGSENFKNNTYDYNENIELLSRAKSGDLEAMDKLIKINLPLVSAITKKFLNRGYEYDDIYQIGSVGLVKAIKNFNNDFNVKFSTYAVPMIIGEIKRFLRDDGMIKVSRNVKSLSNKIHFFKEELAKKLNRAPTIEELSEYSGVDKEEIIFAIESSSTLHSIYETIHKEDGAPVLLIDKLTHNNMGIDDNFIEKIELKEAIMSLDAKSRQIIILRYFRDKTQIEVAKMLGISQVQVSRIEKKVISMIRERMS is encoded by the coding sequence GTGGGCAGCGAGAATTTTAAAAATAACACATATGATTATAATGAGAATATAGAACTTTTATCTAGAGCTAAAAGTGGAGACTTGGAAGCTATGGATAAATTGATAAAGATTAATCTTCCACTTGTCTCAGCAATTACTAAAAAATTTTTGAATAGAGGATACGAATATGATGATATTTATCAGATAGGTTCAGTTGGACTTGTAAAGGCTATAAAGAATTTTAATAATGATTTCAATGTTAAGTTTTCAACATATGCAGTTCCTATGATAATTGGTGAAATAAAAAGATTTCTTCGAGATGATGGTATGATAAAGGTAAGTAGAAATGTAAAAAGCCTTTCAAATAAAATTCATTTTTTTAAAGAAGAACTTGCAAAAAAATTAAATAGAGCACCAACTATTGAGGAATTATCTGAGTATTCAGGAGTCGATAAAGAAGAAATTATATTTGCAATAGAATCATCGAGCACTCTCCATTCGATTTATGAAACTATTCATAAAGAAGATGGGGCGCCAGTTCTTCTTATTGATAAACTTACTCATAATAATATGGGAATAGATGATAATTTTATTGAAAAAATAGAGCTTAAAGAAGCAATTATGAGTCTTGATGCAAAATCTAGACAAATAATAATACTTAGGTATTTTAGAGACAAAACTCAGATTGAAGTAGCAAAAATGCTTGGGATAAGTCAGGTTCAAGTTTCAAGAATTGAAAAAAAAGTAATTTCAATGATAAGGGAAAGGATGAGTTAA
- a CDS encoding ammonium transporter, with product MDINIAIDSVWVLVGSILVFWMQAGFAMVETGFTRSKNAGNIIMKNLMDFALGSLIFWVIGFGIMFGTDVSGFIGIPGLFAQGSSLAYPDGIDKYVFLFFQTVFCATAATIVSGAMAERTKFISYCIYSVVISGIIYPIAGHWIWGGGWLSQMGFHDFAGSTAVHSIGGWYALVGAIILGPRIGKYTKDGKSNPILGHSLTLGALGVFILWMGWFGFNPASSLSVTGEGMLELSSRVFITTNLAAAAAATTVMIFTWLKYGKPDVSLTLNAVLAGLVAITAGCDVVTPVGSVFIGIIAGVCMTYGIEIIDKVFKIDDPVGACGVHLLCGVMGTLMTGLFAYYGPMKGLFYGGGINFFLIQLVGVAAVGAWGVITAICIFKLIKSTIGLRVSREEEIRGLDLEEHGLESSYADFQSVNINI from the coding sequence ATGGATATTAATATTGCTATTGATAGTGTATGGGTACTTGTAGGATCAATTTTAGTTTTTTGGATGCAGGCTGGTTTTGCAATGGTTGAGACTGGTTTTACGAGGTCTAAAAATGCAGGTAATATAATAATGAAAAATTTAATGGATTTCGCACTTGGTTCTTTAATTTTCTGGGTGATTGGATTTGGAATTATGTTTGGAACAGATGTTTCTGGATTTATTGGAATTCCAGGATTATTTGCACAAGGATCTTCGCTTGCATATCCAGATGGAATTGATAAATATGTATTTTTATTTTTTCAAACAGTATTCTGTGCAACAGCAGCTACTATAGTATCAGGAGCTATGGCAGAGAGAACTAAATTTATTTCATATTGTATATATAGTGTAGTAATAAGTGGAATTATTTATCCAATAGCAGGTCACTGGATATGGGGTGGCGGTTGGCTTTCACAAATGGGATTTCATGATTTTGCAGGATCTACTGCAGTTCACTCAATAGGTGGTTGGTATGCATTAGTTGGAGCTATTATATTAGGACCTAGAATTGGAAAGTATACTAAAGACGGTAAATCTAATCCTATTTTAGGACACAGTTTAACATTAGGAGCACTTGGAGTATTTATTTTATGGATGGGATGGTTTGGATTCAATCCTGCATCTAGTTTAAGCGTAACTGGTGAAGGTATGCTTGAATTATCTTCAAGAGTATTTATAACAACTAATCTTGCAGCAGCGGCAGCAGCAACAACAGTAATGATTTTTACATGGCTTAAATATGGAAAGCCAGATGTAAGTTTAACACTTAATGCAGTACTTGCAGGACTTGTAGCAATAACAGCAGGATGCGATGTTGTTACTCCAGTTGGATCTGTATTTATTGGAATAATCGCTGGAGTTTGTATGACTTATGGAATTGAAATTATTGATAAAGTATTTAAAATAGACGATCCAGTTGGAGCATGTGGAGTTCATTTACTTTGCGGTGTAATGGGAACACTTATGACAGGATTATTTGCATATTATGGTCCTATGAAAGGTTTATTTTACGGCGGAGGAATTAATTTCTTCTTAATTCAACTTGTAGGTGTAGCAGCAGTTGGTGCATGGGGAGTAATTACAGCTATATGCATTTTCAAATTAATTAAATCAACAATTGGATTAAGAGTTTCAAGAGAAGAAGAAATAAGAGGCCTTGATTTAGAAGAACATGGACTTGAAAGCAGCTATGCAGATTTCCAGAGCGTAAATATAAATATTTAA
- the spoIIAB gene encoding anti-sigma F factor: MFDNKISIEFISKSENEAFARVAISAFIAQIDPLVDEITDVKTAVSEAVTNSIIHGYEGKEDGIIRIDAELYNNIVTISVLDKGKGIKDIKKAMQPLYTSRPDLERSGMGFTVMQSFMDDVKVESEEGNFTKVIIKKKFTSIN, from the coding sequence ATGTTTGACAATAAAATAAGCATTGAGTTTATTAGCAAATCTGAAAATGAGGCTTTTGCAAGAGTTGCAATATCTGCTTTTATAGCCCAGATAGATCCACTTGTTGATGAGATAACTGATGTCAAAACAGCCGTTTCAGAAGCAGTAACCAATTCAATAATTCATGGATATGAAGGAAAAGAAGATGGGATTATACGAATTGATGCGGAATTATATAATAATATAGTAACGATTTCTGTTTTGGACAAGGGGAAAGGAATAAAGGACATAAAAAAAGCTATGCAGCCTTTATATACATCAAGACCGGATCTTGAAAGATCAGGAATGGGTTTTACTGTAATGCAGTCATTTATGGATGATGTTAAAGTTGAAAGTGAAGAGGGGAATTTTACTAAAGTTATAATAAAGAAAAAATTTACTTCTATAAATTAG
- the spoVAC gene encoding stage V sporulation protein AC: MDKKINKLEVKTKYQKMTQEINPKSKVLKDCINAFLVGGVICSIGQFINNMSLYFGMDSEHVKNFVPIVMIFIGAFLTGLGVYSKIAEFGGAGTVVPITGFSNAVVSPAIEFKKEGFIFGVAAKMFTIAGPVLVYGIGTSVIIGIIHYFIKIF; the protein is encoded by the coding sequence ATGGACAAGAAAATTAATAAATTAGAAGTAAAAACGAAATATCAAAAGATGACTCAGGAAATAAATCCAAAGTCAAAAGTTTTAAAGGATTGTATAAATGCATTTTTAGTTGGAGGAGTTATTTGCAGTATAGGTCAGTTTATAAATAATATGTCCCTATATTTTGGAATGGATAGTGAACATGTAAAAAATTTTGTCCCAATTGTTATGATTTTTATTGGAGCTTTTTTAACTGGTCTTGGAGTATATAGTAAGATAGCTGAATTTGGAGGAGCAGGTACTGTAGTCCCAATTACAGGATTTTCAAATGCAGTTGTTTCACCTGCTATAGAATTTAAAAAGGAAGGATTCATTTTTGGAGTAGCTGCAAAGATGTTTACAATAGCAGGACCTGTTCTTGTTTATGGAATAGGAACATCTGTAATAATAGGAATAATACATTACTTTATTAAGATTTTTTAA
- a CDS encoding GreA/GreB family elongation factor — translation MHNKLTEENIKKLREELEYRMTVKRAEIAKEKLVAAAHGDRSENAEYKEACANYRHNDNRIQYIMSMLSTSEVIESENDKSTLSVNSKAVIKFIEDDEDNEITLVTTMDLDPDNFDDMKISIESDLGKALIGKKVNDVVEVNAPGSKYTVKVLEIL, via the coding sequence ATGCATAATAAGTTAACTGAAGAAAATATAAAAAAATTAAGAGAAGAACTAGAATATAGAATGACAGTAAAAAGAGCTGAAATTGCAAAAGAAAAATTAGTAGCAGCAGCTCATGGAGACAGATCAGAGAATGCTGAATATAAAGAAGCTTGCGCAAATTACAGACATAACGATAATAGAATTCAGTATATAATGTCAATGCTATCTACTTCTGAAGTCATAGAAAGTGAAAATGATAAATCTACACTTAGCGTAAATAGCAAAGCTGTAATTAAATTTATCGAAGATGATGAAGATAATGAAATTACACTTGTAACTACAATGGATCTTGATCCAGATAATTTTGATGATATGAAAATTAGTATAGAATCTGATCTTGGTAAAGCACTTATTGGTAAAAAAGTAAATGATGTTGTTGAAGTAAATGCTCCAGGTTCAAAATATACAGTAAAAGTTCTTGAAATACTATAA
- the fliB gene encoding flagellin lysine-N-methylase yields the protein MITKVPYYYKDFKCIASECTDTCCAGWEIVIDSDTYKKYKNVTSDFKKTLDENITKYEDGEKGFKLINERCAFLNDDNLCEIYKNLGKDSLCYTCRMYPRFTEEYGNRREIGLSLSCMEAARLILKDENKVTFESNEDDEMVTAYNDIQFEEYIELMPSRKVAIKIAQDRSLSIDDRIFILLNFASLIQEKIDAHTLSDIKSIRKNFSNDEYIKKLLSKHNNKEKNISKYNLLKLYIKYFTSLDNLDSKWPYKLKDSINNLHQNLTESEYNKKYLEFDKYYKDKSYEFEHLLVYFIYRYFLKSLFDDILLSKVKFMAVSYLIIKELDINRWLKNNMEFSLDDQIEVMHRYSKEIEHSEENIDNLYSSFDENEIFKNEILFDLF from the coding sequence ATGATTACAAAAGTACCATATTATTATAAAGATTTTAAATGTATAGCATCAGAATGTACTGACACATGTTGTGCAGGCTGGGAAATAGTCATAGATAGCGATACATATAAAAAATATAAAAACGTAACTTCAGATTTTAAAAAAACATTAGATGAAAATATTACAAAATATGAAGATGGTGAAAAAGGATTTAAATTAATAAATGAGCGCTGTGCCTTTTTAAATGATGATAACTTATGTGAGATTTATAAAAATCTAGGTAAAGACAGCCTCTGCTATACATGTAGAATGTATCCAAGGTTTACAGAAGAATATGGAAACAGACGTGAAATTGGGCTTTCTCTTTCATGTATGGAAGCTGCAAGGCTTATACTAAAAGATGAAAATAAAGTTACATTTGAATCAAATGAAGATGACGAAATGGTAACTGCATATAATGACATCCAATTTGAAGAATATATAGAACTTATGCCATCAAGAAAAGTTGCAATTAAAATTGCTCAAGATCGCAGTTTAAGTATTGATGATAGAATTTTTATACTTTTAAATTTTGCATCACTTATTCAAGAAAAAATAGATGCGCATACACTCTCTGATATAAAAAGTATAAGAAAGAATTTTTCAAATGATGAATATATTAAAAAGCTTTTATCAAAACATAATAATAAAGAAAAAAATATATCAAAATATAATTTATTAAAACTTTATATTAAATATTTTACGAGCTTAGATAATCTTGATTCAAAATGGCCTTATAAATTAAAAGATTCTATAAATAATCTCCATCAAAATTTAACTGAAAGCGAATATAATAAAAAATATTTAGAATTTGATAAATACTACAAAGATAAATCATATGAATTTGAACATCTTCTAGTATATTTTATCTATAGATACTTTTTAAAGTCTCTATTTGACGACATACTTCTTTCTAAAGTTAAATTTATGGCTGTAAGCTACTTAATTATAAAAGAACTTGATATAAACAGATGGCTTAAAAATAACATGGAATTTAGCTTAGATGATCAGATAGAAGTTATGCATAGATATTCTAAAGAAATTGAACATTCTGAAGAAAATATTGATAATTTATATTCTTCTTTTGATGAAAATGAAATATTTAAAAATGAAATTCTTTTTGATTTATTTTAA
- a CDS encoding P-II family nitrogen regulator: MADKISKIDIITRRSKFEELLNALNEIGVTGITVTQVLGCGTQKGDIQYYRGVPMEMKLLSKIKVEIVVCEVPVEKVIETAQKVLKTGEIGDGKIFVYDVNHVLKIRTGAKDREALMNE; this comes from the coding sequence ATGGCTGATAAAATAAGTAAGATAGATATAATAACTAGAAGGTCAAAATTTGAGGAACTTTTAAATGCTTTAAATGAAATAGGAGTAACAGGAATAACAGTAACTCAAGTTTTAGGATGTGGTACACAAAAAGGAGACATTCAGTATTATAGAGGAGTCCCAATGGAAATGAAACTCTTATCTAAGATAAAAGTAGAGATTGTTGTATGCGAAGTTCCAGTCGAAAAAGTAATTGAAACAGCACAGAAAGTATTAAAAACTGGAGAAATTGGGGATGGAAAAATATTCGTATATGATGTAAATCATGTTTTAAAGATAAGAACAGGTGCAAAAGACAGAGAAGCTCTTATGAATGAATAA
- the ytaF gene encoding sporulation membrane protein YtaF, giving the protein MLESILLVLSISIDSFVASIAYGTSKIKIPVLSAFIISIVSTITLSISIFLGAAVKDFIPISYSQILGSTLLISLGIYRIFEFIFKSYISKKQKSKKPLEFKLFDFNFVLQIYADETKADFDKSFYLSPKEAFYLAFAMSLDSLSVGFSSSLCSINYFDVITLSLIFCFLLIIVGFNLGLAFSKKIHLELSWLSGILLIILALIRLF; this is encoded by the coding sequence ATGCTTGAATCCATTTTGCTTGTTCTATCAATTTCAATTGATTCATTTGTTGCAAGCATAGCATATGGAACATCTAAAATAAAAATTCCTGTGCTTTCTGCATTTATTATAAGTATAGTTTCAACAATAACACTTAGCATTTCAATATTTTTAGGTGCCGCCGTAAAAGATTTTATTCCTATATCATATTCACAAATTTTAGGATCTACACTTTTAATTTCACTTGGTATATATAGAATTTTTGAATTTATTTTTAAATCATATATTTCAAAAAAACAAAAAAGTAAAAAGCCGCTAGAATTTAAATTATTTGATTTTAACTTTGTTCTTCAAATTTATGCAGATGAAACGAAGGCAGATTTTGATAAATCTTTTTATTTAAGTCCTAAAGAAGCTTTTTATCTTGCTTTTGCAATGTCACTTGATAGTTTATCTGTTGGCTTTAGTTCAAGTCTTTGCAGTATAAATTATTTTGATGTAATAACATTATCATTGATATTTTGTTTTCTTCTAATCATTGTGGGTTTTAACTTAGGTCTTGCATTTTCAAAAAAAATTCACCTTGAATTGTCATGGCTCTCAGGTATTCTTCTGATAATTCTTGCCCTTATAAGACTATTTTAA
- a CDS encoding aspartate kinase, translated as MNTIITKFGGSSLADANQFKKVKNIITSDKRRKYVVPSAPGKRSSKDSKITDLLYLCQAHVDTGISFDDVFDHIKERYINIVKDLNLDFNIEKHLYKVKKDLENGASKDYAASRGEYLNGLVLANYLGFDFVDAKDVIIFETDGCLNREKTHIALKEKLKDHPYAVIPGFYGADENENIVTFSRGGSDVTGALVAAAVKADLYENWTDVSGFLMADPRIVDNPKPIDSITYSELRELSYMGASVLHEDAIFPVREIGIPINIKNTNKPEDKGTLIISDSELCEKHETITGIAGKKDFTVISIEKAMMNSELGFCRKLLSVLEQNNISFENMPSGIDTVCLVISDSQLKHKAEAVIDEIKKVCSPDSIQVHPSMAMIATVGNGMASQRGVAAKIFKALSEADINIRMIDQGSSEMNILVGVENDKFETAISAIYKAFN; from the coding sequence ATGAATACTATAATCACAAAATTTGGCGGCAGTTCTTTAGCTGATGCTAATCAATTTAAAAAAGTTAAAAATATAATAACTTCAGACAAAAGAAGAAAGTATGTAGTTCCATCAGCTCCAGGCAAAAGGAGCTCTAAAGATTCAAAAATTACTGACCTTTTATATCTTTGTCAAGCACATGTTGATACAGGAATATCTTTTGATGATGTTTTTGATCATATAAAAGAAAGATACATAAACATCGTAAAAGATTTAAATCTTGATTTTAATATAGAAAAACATCTATATAAAGTAAAAAAAGATCTAGAAAATGGTGCTTCAAAAGATTACGCAGCAAGCAGAGGTGAATATTTAAACGGACTTGTGCTTGCAAACTACTTAGGATTTGACTTTGTAGATGCAAAAGATGTGATAATATTTGAAACTGATGGATGTTTAAATAGAGAAAAGACACATATTGCATTAAAAGAGAAATTAAAAGATCATCCTTATGCTGTAATCCCAGGATTCTACGGTGCAGATGAAAATGAAAACATAGTAACATTTTCAAGAGGTGGTTCAGATGTAACTGGTGCACTAGTTGCAGCTGCTGTAAAGGCAGATCTTTATGAAAACTGGACAGATGTATCAGGCTTTTTAATGGCTGATCCAAGAATCGTAGATAATCCAAAGCCAATAGACAGCATTACATATTCAGAACTTAGAGAATTATCATATATGGGAGCGTCTGTTCTTCACGAAGATGCAATTTTTCCTGTAAGAGAAATAGGAATTCCAATTAACATAAAAAATACAAATAAACCAGAAGATAAAGGAACTCTTATAATAAGCGATTCCGAGCTTTGTGAAAAACATGAAACAATAACAGGAATAGCTGGTAAAAAAGACTTTACAGTTATCTCAATTGAAAAAGCAATGATGAATTCAGAGCTTGGATTTTGTAGAAAACTTCTTTCAGTTCTTGAACAGAATAATATTTCATTCGAGAATATGCCATCTGGAATAGATACAGTATGTCTTGTTATTTCAGATTCACAGCTTAAACATAAAGCAGAAGCTGTAATTGATGAAATAAAAAAAGTATGCTCTCCAGATTCAATTCAGGTACATCCTAGTATGGCTATGATAGCAACAGTAGGTAATGGAATGGCTTCTCAAAGAGGTGTTGCAGCAAAGATATTTAAAGCGCTTTCAGAAGCAGATATTAATATAAGAATGATTGATCAAGGTTCAAGTGAAATGAATATCTTAGTTGGTGTTGAAAATGATAAATTTGAAACTGCAATATCAGCAATATATAAAGCCTTTAACTAA